From a region of the Desulfuromonas sp. KJ2020 genome:
- a CDS encoding multicopper oxidase domain-containing protein, giving the protein MKRRDFIKFSTTGLAAVAVGSMAGWPRFWNAGQAFAATIPGLDFINLEMAEVGAEMVDERVVSMWSFRLTSGDRDDDLAHIAENPYDSPYLPRIPGLTLVALAGDRIRLRVSNDINRGGDTKGFSIPGVDLRVGGETVQEVMVERDESVEIEFTAPAPGTYVYLDPTNAPVNRMMGLHGVLVVLPQLVGSNGTPYDNPTQSVQRLFDDLGRTVHFPGHPWDQERNAVWVTNTVDPDKCEWVAGNSSRVSPEAFLAGILPQYFTLNGKSGFFAAQHGKNLFPDLAPGSLRDERHDIEHLNKLALNRGTFDTQSNVAIHGNVGQPCVIRCINAGLMWHSLHIHGNHLYPLSHANYLSGSRQIHSNLTMLDSWSLEPGDIKDMLLPFIPPPDIPAAAWPPQQEFFPLLYPMHDHNEISNTAAGGNYPHGLTTHWQISGPVDPMNVVIFVDRMDLRVRSGRFEIAGRLSSHPEAGATVGIHVGGPDGEMLAGGVPIDSQGRWQYRGRALPVLAKGGFVTVVYHRADDDSDRSHNFSSRTVPLRPR; this is encoded by the coding sequence ATGAAAAGACGCGATTTCATCAAGTTCAGCACTACAGGGTTGGCCGCGGTGGCGGTGGGGAGTATGGCAGGATGGCCGCGTTTCTGGAATGCGGGTCAGGCTTTCGCCGCAACAATACCGGGCCTTGATTTTATCAACCTGGAAATGGCCGAGGTCGGTGCGGAAATGGTCGACGAGAGGGTGGTCTCCATGTGGAGTTTCCGCCTTACCTCGGGTGACCGCGACGACGATCTGGCCCATATCGCCGAGAATCCGTACGATTCGCCCTATCTGCCGAGAATTCCCGGCCTGACGCTGGTTGCCCTTGCGGGAGATCGTATTCGTCTCAGGGTTTCCAACGACATTAATCGTGGCGGTGACACCAAAGGTTTTTCCATCCCCGGGGTAGATCTTCGCGTCGGGGGAGAAACCGTGCAGGAAGTCATGGTTGAGCGGGACGAATCGGTGGAGATCGAATTTACCGCCCCGGCACCCGGGACTTATGTCTATCTTGACCCGACCAACGCCCCAGTTAATCGTATGATGGGACTGCACGGCGTTCTGGTTGTGTTGCCGCAGCTTGTGGGAAGTAACGGTACGCCATACGACAATCCGACCCAGAGCGTGCAAAGGCTTTTCGATGATCTGGGCAGAACCGTTCACTTTCCAGGGCACCCCTGGGATCAGGAACGCAACGCGGTCTGGGTGACCAATACGGTAGACCCGGACAAATGCGAATGGGTAGCCGGCAATTCGAGCCGCGTGTCTCCGGAAGCTTTTCTCGCCGGGATTCTGCCCCAGTATTTCACCCTCAACGGCAAGAGCGGGTTCTTTGCCGCTCAGCACGGGAAGAATCTTTTTCCCGACCTTGCTCCAGGTAGTTTGCGGGATGAGCGTCACGACATCGAACACCTCAACAAGCTTGCGCTCAACCGCGGCACTTTCGACACCCAGAGCAACGTCGCCATTCATGGCAACGTAGGCCAACCCTGCGTGATCCGCTGTATCAATGCTGGACTCATGTGGCATTCCCTGCACATTCATGGCAACCATCTCTATCCCTTGAGCCATGCCAACTATCTCAGCGGAAGCAGACAGATACATAGCAATCTGACCATGCTGGACTCCTGGTCACTCGAGCCCGGCGACATCAAGGATATGCTGCTGCCCTTTATACCGCCGCCCGACATCCCTGCCGCTGCCTGGCCGCCGCAGCAGGAGTTCTTTCCCCTGCTCTATCCGATGCACGATCACAACGAGATCTCCAACACGGCCGCCGGCGGCAACTACCCGCATGGTCTCACTACGCACTGGCAGATTTCCGGGCCGGTTGACCCGATGAATGTGGTGATATTCGTCGACCGCATGGATTTGCGGGTCAGAAGCGGACGTTTCGAAATTGCCGGTCGGCTCTCCAGTCACCCCGAGGCCGGGGCTACCGTGGGTATTCATGTTGGTGGGCCGGATGGGGAAATGCTTGCCGGGGGGGTGCCGATCGACAGCCAGGGACGCTGGCAATATCGCGGCAGGGCACTCCCCGTTTTAGCTAAAGGGGGGTTCGTTACCGTTGTCTATCATCGTGCGGATGATGATTCGGACCGTAGTCATAATTTTTCGTCGCGTACCGTGCCGCTTCGCCCACGCTGA
- a CDS encoding multicopper oxidase domain-containing protein yields MSNSIDLIGRDLGTPFDPADPIEQQDWEEWTIPPSSGEMGADLLAQTPNSRAVRLLDPSLVAGGLPLVPGGEGEFDVLLPTPDRVEPDRFFDTRGLHHDLDVPLNVPGLGLVNIWSFRTTLPDDTQVAPWPARTIRCREGEVVHSRMANRNGPHTIHHHGIEPTPMNDGVGHLTMDINDGALYDYQWRAGEAGTYFYHCHVNTVLHFEMGMYGMLIIDPDVPGAPFVDGGPGAVMVGNNPVGYDAEAIWAADDIDVRWHSTVNHPNYSPESGIVSGGFVSITDPENPRLHDFNPTVFVVSGVPAPVAPGGDGTLLTGAGATTTFGQKLLVRALNASYCTTRWRFPGTLQGTVVGIDGRTLGRSPFGSYSAPYSLSSVNHQFQLTTAQRWDILIDTGTAASLGQHVVEVDYHHWYTDARLFTVRLPIQVNPA; encoded by the coding sequence ATGTCGAATTCCATTGATCTTATAGGACGTGATCTCGGCACACCTTTCGATCCCGCGGATCCTATCGAACAGCAGGATTGGGAGGAATGGACGATACCACCCAGTTCCGGTGAAATGGGTGCCGACCTGCTGGCGCAGACTCCTAACAGCCGGGCGGTTCGACTGCTCGACCCCTCTCTGGTGGCCGGCGGACTTCCCCTGGTGCCTGGTGGTGAAGGCGAATTTGATGTCCTGCTGCCAACACCAGACCGGGTTGAACCGGACCGTTTTTTCGACACCAGGGGCCTTCACCATGATCTGGACGTTCCGTTAAACGTCCCTGGCTTGGGTCTGGTGAACATCTGGAGTTTTCGGACGACTCTTCCTGACGACACGCAAGTGGCCCCCTGGCCCGCGCGAACCATCCGCTGTCGCGAGGGGGAAGTCGTCCATAGCCGCATGGCCAATCGTAATGGGCCTCATACCATTCACCACCATGGCATAGAACCAACGCCGATGAATGACGGGGTCGGTCATCTGACCATGGATATCAACGATGGCGCCCTTTATGACTATCAGTGGCGGGCAGGTGAGGCGGGAACCTACTTCTACCACTGCCATGTCAACACCGTCCTGCATTTCGAGATGGGCATGTACGGCATGCTGATCATCGACCCGGACGTTCCGGGGGCTCCCTTTGTCGATGGCGGGCCGGGGGCCGTCATGGTGGGCAATAATCCGGTCGGCTATGACGCGGAGGCCATATGGGCGGCGGACGACATCGATGTGCGCTGGCACAGCACGGTCAACCATCCTAACTACAGCCCGGAGTCCGGCATCGTCAGTGGAGGGTTCGTGTCCATCACCGATCCGGAAAATCCCCGGCTGCATGATTTTAATCCGACGGTGTTCGTGGTCTCCGGAGTTCCCGCACCCGTCGCCCCGGGCGGCGACGGCACCCTGCTCACGGGCGCCGGTGCCACCACTACTTTTGGGCAAAAACTTCTGGTGCGGGCACTAAACGCCAGCTACTGCACCACCCGCTGGCGTTTCCCCGGCACTCTGCAGGGAACAGTCGTCGGGATCGACGGGCGCACCCTCGGAAGAAGCCCGTTCGGCAGCTATTCGGCCCCTTATTCTCTGAGCAGCGTCAATCATCAGTTCCAGCTCACCACCGCCCAGCGCTGGGATATCCTGATCGATACCGGCACGGCGGCGAGCCTGGGACAGCATGTGGTGGAAGTCGATTATCACCACTGGTACACCGACGCGCGCCTGTTCACGGTTCGATTGCCGATCCAGGTCAATCCGGCCTGA